One window of the Saccopteryx bilineata isolate mSacBil1 chromosome 2, mSacBil1_pri_phased_curated, whole genome shotgun sequence genome contains the following:
- the ZNF70 gene encoding zinc finger protein 70 — MEVPQASKLGETFVFEDGLEIQQELFPEEDLGDSFLQERGLEQMAVIYKEIPLGEPNEEHDDYEGNFSLCSSPVHHQSIPQVNKPQDDEIFGQTFLQKSDLNMYPLIHGGEEPNKHGCELVGRVDLGPNEPHRTAQPPKPYACRECGKAFSQSSHLLRHLVIHTGEKPYECCECGKAFSQSSHLLRHQIIHTGEKPYECPECGKAFRQSSALTQHQKTHTGKRPYECRECGKDFSRSSSLRKHERIHTGEKPYQCKECGKSFNQSSGLSQHRKIHTLKKPHECDLCGKAFCHRSHLIRHQRIHTGKKPYKCEECGKAFSQSSNLIEHRKTHTGEKPYKCHKCGKAFSQSSSLIEHQRIHTGEKPYECGQCGKAFCHSSALIQHQRIHTGKKPYACNECGKAFRHRSALIEHYKTHTREKPYECNKCGKSFRGSSHLIRHQKIHAEEKL, encoded by the coding sequence ATGGAGGTTCCCCAAGCATCCAAGCTTGGTGAGACCTTTGTGTTTGAAGATGGGTTAGAGATACAGCAAGAACTTTTCCCAGAGGAGGACCTGGGGGACTCATTTCTTCAGGAAAGAGGTTTAGAGCAAATGGCTGTTATCTATAAGGAGATCCCTCTTGGGGAACCAAACGAGGAACATGATGATTATGAGGGGAATTTCAGTCTGTGCTCAAGCCCTGTTCATCATCAGAGTATCCCCCAAGTAAACAAACCCCAGGATGATGAAATATTTGGCCAAACCTTCCTCCAGAAATCAGACCTTAATATGTATCCATTAATCCATGGTGGAGAAGAGCCCAATAAACATGGCTGTGAGCTAGTGGGCAGGGTGGACTTGGGACCTAATGAACCTCACAGAACTGCACAACCACCAAAACCCTATGCGTGTCGggaatgtgggaaggccttcagcCAGAGCTCACACCTTCTTAGACACCTGGTGATCcacactggggagaagccctatgagtGCTGTGagtgtgggaaggccttcagCCAGAGCTCACACCTTCTCAGACACCAGATAATCcacactggggagaagccctatgagtGCCCAGAATGCGGAAAAGCCTTTCGCCAGAGCTCAGCTCTCACGCAACATCAGAAAACCCACACTGGGAAGAGACCCTATGAATGCAGGGAATGTGGGAAAGATTTCAGTCGTAGCTCAAGTCTCAGAAAACACGAGAGAATTCACACCGGAGAGAAACCTTATCagtgtaaggaatgtgggaaatCCTTCAACCAGAGTTCAGGCCTGAGCCAGCACCGGAAAATCCACACCCTAAAGAAACCTCATGAGTGCGATCTCTGTGGGAAAGCCTTTTGTCACAGGTCCCACCTCATTCGGCACCAGAGGATTCACACTGGAAAGAAGCCATACAAATGTGAAGAGTGCGGGAAGGCCTTTAGCCAGAGTTCTAACCTCATCGAGCATCGGAAGACCCACACGGGTGAGAAACCCTATAAATGCCATAAGTGTGGGAAAGCATTCAGCCAGAGTTCCTCCCTCATCGAGCACCAGCGGATTCACACAGGGGAGAAGCCTTATGAGTGTGGCCAGTGCGGGAAGGCCTTCTGCCACAGCTCTGCACTGATCCAGCACCAGCGAATCCACACCGGGAAGAAGCCCTACGCGTGCAATGAGTGTGGCAAAGCCTTCCGGCACAGGTCGGCCCTCATTGAACATTATAAAACCCACACCAGAGAGAAACCCTATGAGTGTAACAAATGTGGCAAGTCCTTCAGGGGGAGCTCACACCTAATTCGGCATCAGAAAATACATGCTGAGGAAAAGCTCTAG